Proteins encoded together in one Desulfallas thermosapovorans DSM 6562 window:
- a CDS encoding restriction endonuclease: protein MFSNNLRHYMQNPPRDERTRLARAVDFILILSFTWVITFFFAQLFPQGITSQTILIIVMAIEAIALAKIKNYRHKALNTHRDIWYSARKCRQNIKNINNREEFILLVKDLLEGIASFEKLQPLSHCADSSIDMTGYMRNYKTAVMCINSSGENDKVSADKIKAFLQEVRLAHFQKGIVVTTGSYTDEARRLVRRMHGRVKIHLIDGYKLLHMAKRTNHPIFPAEKWQEEKDTRITGIEMALSIKENMINSKKKSLLFVLLGLMFLVIATVQTGFISTNYVIFGVINLFTGLTGFILSLLHKDELIIN from the coding sequence CCTTATACTGTCGTTCACCTGGGTTATTACTTTTTTTTTCGCCCAGCTTTTTCCCCAGGGAATAACATCCCAAACTATCCTCATTATTGTAATGGCTATTGAGGCGATAGCCCTGGCCAAAATAAAAAACTACCGGCATAAAGCATTGAACACTCACCGGGACATCTGGTACAGTGCCCGCAAATGCCGGCAAAACATTAAAAATATTAACAATCGGGAAGAATTCATCTTATTAGTAAAGGACCTGCTCGAAGGCATTGCCTCCTTTGAAAAACTACAACCGCTGAGCCACTGTGCCGATTCTTCCATCGATATGACAGGTTATATGCGCAACTATAAAACTGCTGTCATGTGCATAAACTCCTCGGGAGAAAACGACAAAGTATCCGCCGATAAAATCAAAGCTTTTCTGCAGGAAGTCAGGCTGGCTCATTTTCAAAAGGGCATTGTGGTAACCACCGGTTCATACACCGACGAAGCCAGACGATTAGTGCGGCGAATGCATGGACGGGTCAAAATCCATCTCATCGACGGTTATAAATTGCTACATATGGCCAAACGTACTAATCATCCAATTTTTCCGGCGGAAAAATGGCAGGAGGAAAAGGACACTCGCATAACAGGAATAGAAATGGCACTGTCAATCAAAGAGAATATGATAAACTCCAAAAAGAAGTCGTTATTATTCGTTCTGCTCGGGCTTATGTTTTTAGTTATTGCAACTGTACAAACCGGATTTATCAGCACCAATTACGTAATCTTCGGAGTGATTAATTTATTCACCGGCCTGACCGGTTTTATATTGTCGCTACTGCACAAAGATGAGTTAATCATTAACTAG